A region from the Acetobacteroides hydrogenigenes genome encodes:
- a CDS encoding RagB/SusD family nutrient uptake outer membrane protein codes for MKKVIYRIAIAAIILSGATSCESFLDREPTMSISKSEMFKDMEGLNYATIGMYSNAISLFNGPLIPYSEARSGNLKLAKTMTIAYASRMQPSYEFNNLYDDTDDAANRLYEPFYEVINQANDIIEACKTVNYPDAKSRDNCYGEALFFRALSHFTLCNLYAQPYIASNLGNELSIVLMDKAIPTFEYPTRSKLYKVYDLIISDLKQAELLLANNSRTTGIKQAWVSQAAAQALLARVYLYKNDWENAAIYANKVIANSSYAPLTNANYESAWNSTSVNTEDIFVFDFSNITQKNISTYFGVPDTEKSVHFSVSNDLKKLYSASDVRAKLIVPLPSDNRDTVTTKYKAIGLKERYISFLRLSEMYLIRAEASAENGDVVQARNDLNTIRLRADVLATPIYPSGPALIDAIMLERRKELAFEGHTYYDFIRKGKGITRTDFNGVQNKDIPFPSSKLYLPFPKNAVEHNPNLK; via the coding sequence ATGAAAAAAGTCATATATAGAATTGCAATTGCAGCAATCATCTTGTCAGGTGCTACATCTTGCGAAAGCTTTCTCGACAGAGAACCTACAATGTCCATTTCGAAGAGCGAAATGTTCAAGGACATGGAGGGGCTTAACTACGCTACTATTGGAATGTACAGCAATGCCATCTCGCTATTTAATGGGCCATTAATTCCATACTCGGAGGCGCGTAGCGGCAACCTAAAGCTTGCAAAAACGATGACTATCGCATACGCTTCGCGTATGCAACCATCGTACGAATTCAACAACCTGTACGATGACACCGACGATGCAGCCAATAGACTTTACGAACCTTTTTACGAAGTCATCAATCAAGCCAATGATATCATTGAGGCATGCAAAACGGTAAACTATCCCGACGCTAAGAGCAGGGACAACTGCTACGGAGAAGCGCTATTCTTTAGGGCTCTATCGCACTTTACACTTTGTAATCTTTATGCCCAACCATACATTGCATCGAACTTAGGAAATGAGCTCTCCATTGTCTTAATGGACAAAGCTATTCCAACCTTCGAGTACCCAACCCGAAGCAAGCTTTATAAGGTGTACGACCTAATCATCTCCGATTTAAAGCAAGCTGAGCTACTTTTAGCGAACAACAGCCGTACCACAGGCATTAAGCAGGCATGGGTATCGCAAGCTGCAGCACAAGCCCTATTGGCAAGGGTTTACCTCTACAAAAACGATTGGGAAAATGCCGCCATATACGCCAACAAGGTAATTGCCAATAGCAGCTATGCACCTCTTACGAACGCTAACTACGAAAGTGCGTGGAATTCGACATCCGTTAATACAGAGGATATTTTTGTATTCGATTTTTCGAATATTACACAAAAGAATATCTCTACCTATTTTGGAGTTCCCGATACCGAAAAATCAGTCCACTTCAGCGTTAGCAACGATTTGAAAAAGCTTTATTCCGCTTCGGATGTTCGCGCTAAGCTGATAGTACCACTACCTAGCGACAACCGTGACACGGTTACAACTAAGTATAAGGCGATTGGGCTTAAAGAACGCTACATATCCTTTCTACGTCTAAGCGAAATGTACCTTATCCGTGCCGAAGCTTCGGCAGAAAACGGAGATGTTGTTCAAGCACGTAACGACCTTAACACCATAAGGCTTCGCGCAGATGTTTTGGCTACCCCTATTTACCCTTCGGGTCCTGCTCTAATTGATGCCATAATGCTAGAACGCCGAAAAGAACTCGCATTCGAGGGGCATACCTACTACGACTTTATTCGCAAGGGGAAAGGTATAACCAGAACCGATTTTAATGGGGTTCAAAACAAGGACATACCCTTCCCTAGCAGCAAGCTATACCTACCATTCCCAAAGAATGCCGTAGAGCATAACCCGAACCTTAAATAA